The genomic stretch CATCCTGCTGGGCAACAATCTGGTGAACATTTTTGCCACCGCTTTGACGACAGCTGTATTCAGTGCGCTTTTCCCGAACGGGGAAGGCGTGGTTTATGCAACGATTGTCATGACCATCCTCGTCCTGGTTTTTGCTGAAATCACGCCGAAGACGGCTGCCATTTCACGCCCCGATTCTGTGGCGATGTTTGTCTCCTGGCCGATGAGCTTCATTGTCAAAATCTTTGGGCCGGTCGTCAGTCTGGTGCAGGTCTTTGTCAGATTTGTCCTGCGCCTTTTCGGATTTGATGTGTCTGAACAGATGCATGTTCTGTCTCCAGCCGATGAAATAAAAGGCACCCTGGACCTGCATCTGGAAGAAGGTCGTGTGGACAAGGATGCGCGGGACATCATTCGCGGCGCCCTTGAACTGGATGATATCCGGATCGAGGAAGTGATGATCCACCGCAAGTCAATCGAGATGCTGGATATAGACCTGCCCCCATCAGAGATTGTCTCTGCCCTGATGGCCAGTAACTATACTCGCATACCCTTATGGCAAAATGATCCGGATAATATTGTAGGTGTACTTCATGCCAAGGATGTCTTGCGCGCGCTCTGGGAAGTGCAGAATGATATGTCCAAAATAGACATCAAGACCCTCTCCATGGAGCCTTATTTTGTTCCGGAGACGACCACCCTTCTGGAACAGCTGACCGCGTTCAAGATCAACCAGCAGCATTTTGGTCTCATCGTGGATGAATATGGGGCGCTGATG from Parvularcula sp. IMCC14364 encodes the following:
- a CDS encoding HlyC/CorC family transporter, whose product is MTTDIYGTVLIIFTLLFVSAFFSGSETALTATSKARMRGLADQGKKSAMRVNTLIDDMEGLIGAILLGNNLVNIFATALTTAVFSALFPNGEGVVYATIVMTILVLVFAEITPKTAAISRPDSVAMFVSWPMSFIVKIFGPVVSLVQVFVRFVLRLFGFDVSEQMHVLSPADEIKGTLDLHLEEGRVDKDARDIIRGALELDDIRIEEVMIHRKSIEMLDIDLPPSEIVSALMASNYTRIPLWQNDPDNIVGVLHAKDVLRALWEVQNDMSKIDIKTLSMEPYFVPETTTLLEQLTAFKINQQHFGLIVDEYGALMGLVTLEDILEEIVGEIEDEYDEPIQGVRPQPDGTVIADGDVTIRDINRALDWRLPDEAAVTIAGLVIHEGQTIPEVGQVFSFYGFRFQILKRRRNQITVLKITPLEN